One stretch of Portunus trituberculatus isolate SZX2019 chromosome 23, ASM1759143v1, whole genome shotgun sequence DNA includes these proteins:
- the LOC123507623 gene encoding uncharacterized protein LOC123507623 isoform X5 yields the protein MLEGDDEPKRASGETEEESSVAEAQPDSIEDPAVKKKEEEEEKDLLGLETERDQNQEEAKKEKPPEEKTDEENSPETIDKDDQEIVQTEKDTEKQEEEAQEIEEDEKSGEEQQIEIEEDREEELEKESTEEEKEDLPPQAKGEKDNTKQEQEKIDKEEDITEDITDKIEKSLDTEQESQIDLLSKKENIHESDTKEQQERPVSNNNLKEQSEECPVEDVDMAEQMVEKEGQKMESINPMDQDTETLNETSELDVQKENSIKEENILVKSMKEDKEAECEEPEASPDDTETVMGESDALANTEEEKVKEVSETVYTDDNKDKMQIDLEVEDPSKKESEALQESSKEGDAVIEINDTEQSETKEEIDNETLVGKDSASPNHDADSDIDVEALGEEKTDHVKKTEEEDSNVEGIHNETNYDELDESDESLELKICIEGITDVEGTIHDENNDDDAGIEAVNEEIESENQESEEMPLCEEAMEVEETIEEGGNEDDIEGDEVNGLDIIEDDEDMNDEEFTPEDTTIGSFSDEKSLPECRLKRNYCCSYCGINTQNPRQYLYHLRDDHGEKMKVFECPRCIYASKNHQKLIRHARMVHKMKIKKQEPSPFKPSKMPVLSGAHNKFTRASVSPGKSSRSSPGKSPRSNDSTHDYWDEMEDEDDQDTDQDGSPIKGDDKKLYNCQQCDFSCRSRKLLNRHETSYHLKRRFFRCVKCNYVTHLKGRYTKHLKYHQLPILKCDFCDFRTPYRWNLDRHLKNHNEACGEFRCHLCNFTAQIKQSLTVHISNHHLTTEQIREREKRRTIGISDPADFAFDDQEMELMRLERDEHPDALMLPGDDPDCLSISENSHGQQSRNNSFRVSNIDVSGQDDSQINTDDGKDEDGELKKKKPKIKITLKKLKVSKPKDTFFQELNERHNFEEDFIHPDDVVHRHGNVYIKTFKCRFCTFKAAFKNEVARHEKKIHSIPIPKYMGHSKKARKTFKSTKTISSSDDVLSEILQFPQSEDKDELESMAVANNNQKLSEAEEPLPDGKDDESSSKDKDDEDLENIVEDQEDSLDAMDDQLSDSRESSPSKDQSKKKNMSFFEKLQEKMPTSNVQNLVCQFCGHESKCLSESVRHQKLHLSAKNIYASASLSTRCQFCRHRCKTTDDLMNHLKLCPEARKNQITDSGRRASGGRLDENEDSLCSSEKGENAEYENDSVKDKSPVLLDESMLKREDMNHPMENRVFVWNKFDKTEEQNSQDKDKSSVDGKKIEKGSRRSSSDSNKRKASGSKSPVDMEESLDYYIESPTPQGHHYYSKRVYRCPQCSFWATTASRFHVHIVGHFNRKPYNCSECGYKSNWRWDITKHIKLKTSRDSSHQNAQVLITDETGEKNYEKYDCYLAIIQLDETNAHRTEGGIPNRKGRPKRSTDKDDILDTPTPTASPIRKPPMVSIPVMPRLQGMPRLTRAPNRSSPTSRPGPMPFGPILPGAQLMVQIAGSGAASSGSGQRPPPPLALKGSMKSSASTTTSNSIKTTASGNTAATNLVAGGQYQIITPQGSVNTSLETLQLLASGSTNLSKLKKQQKSSLVDPEEKDSKATLSHQMRFLAWLNLLMTDTEEQVSVSSTGADGKEVAQMVLDHEGNPEWKCNSCDFRDSEQETVVQHVSLAHTRNGPVSLLHAVHRCDVCGYAAGTKRAVQLHIDSSHGGQGGITSRCEGQNPDAKESADGENSEYNDNARTYHCRLCPFTCKKRGEMKPHLSYHTERADCIFKCMFCPYYVPTRSELFGHLRVHGMEVPSSIQDTTNKNSSSPASCQDEINGPRQFICGSCPFETRSRAKLMHHKQFHKPKGLPFRCPHCTYNVTRRHLLSQHMRVHGLDDNIEGSGNGDVHQIDDRSNSPSPSLTITPVTNAASGSTGDDRTLTDSSNLPKLTDESTTGMEDIPLVWVSRDHRFFKMFKCRHCPHVNLRKTNIQEHEKMHKTDISKEAGGLHCPYCSYVSVNAGVMSAHLKVHGGSMGQCHAVVDPLLSDEDQLKQLTSKAPAPTVAPQTQPAPTSLKNDEKILYYCQHCPARFFLEKEIQIHSRFHNTNLPHTCNHCNYGTRQSAHLLTHLKVHTPEYQQRTRSMMGQHRTAHNYPPVPGLTIPHELAADLSGDKWSSKEAGGTGHRPFSASPPPSSGVMPQPPPTSKYMCDQCPATFSKLVTLQYHQSLHGTKNPHPCPKCTYAGKTWDSLQQHLLLHTQHDQNCQAEKATKEVAKKAETQKGLDPNLSSKTSQKTTENSVVSSIPPIKLKLIGLRPGAAETSDGSRPQFKYYVEEQVPLSGVDLLRRKTQIEKGDRQINDAEYMVRPLSKSKGREGREDLEEEDPKRIGDPHLHYPLHIDKVTGKSREKRYKCNKCPSAFEKVEQYTVHTNLHGSNHKYRCRICDYSVKFYANFMMHIKRHKYHERMVAQTTGAAPPLESDVKYEPLISRENSSQGDKIVRTPTEDHSNKENLEETDLTTIERQHLLLQNKKGASETAKKDDEKERRVYYCQYCPYANIRRDAVDSHSLRHRANGGYGSYKCTFCDYTASQPNFIREHTKVHFRPFKYVHPEGFMRHDKQEIFSTPIGSGDKASSKLKGDSESQTIQKKYVIYSNEVEDSNLEESDGEEEENVDSEMVKSIQVNFHSGDIVEAPLDFVISLRAKSKVINTQAESAEVVINNTTGVTEKVEDVTPEVSALSGEANSKLVTSQVPQEDESMEVDESSTGVKDDKKVEETLQEDMDESAAPCEDNGMEVDPQQDTDKLHNGHIEEKVEGMAKVALKSNENITSPESKVTDVSQPLEKNKEISQSES from the exons ATGCTGGAAGGGGACGATGAACCCAAGAGGGCTTCAGGCGAAACTGAGGAAGAATCAAGTGTTGCTGAGGCTCAGCCAGACAGTATTGAAGACCCagcagtaaagaagaaagaggaagaagaggagaaggatctGCTGGGGCTTGAAACTGAAAGAGATCAAAATcaggaggaagcaaagaaagagaagccaccagaagagaaaacagatgaAGAGAATTCACCAGAGACCATTGATAAAGATGACCAAGAAATAGTACAGACTgaaaaagatacagagaaacaagaagaggaagcccaagagatagaggaggatgagaaaagtGGTGAGGAACAGCAAATAGAAATtgaagaagatagagaggaagaactagagaaagaaagcactgaagaagagaaggaagacctgCCACCACAGGCaaaaggtgaaaaggacaatacaaaacaggaacaggagaaaattgataaagaggaggatatCACAGAAGACATCACAGATAAGATTGAGAAAAGTTTGGATACTGAACAAGAGTCCCAGATAGACTTACTgagcaaaaaggaaaacattcatGAAAGTGATACAAAGGAGCAGCAAGAAAGACCTGTATCAAATAATAATTTGAAGGAACAGTCTGAAGAGTGTCCTGTGGAGGATGTTGATATGGCTGAACAGATGGTGGAGAAAGAGGGACAGAAGATGGAGAGTATAAATCCCATGGACCAGGATACTGAGACATTGAATGAGACTTCAGAGTTAGATGTTCagaaagaaaattcaataaaagaagagaatattcTTGTAAAATCtatgaaagaagacaaagaggctGAGTGTGAAGAACCAGAAGCCTCACCTGATGATACAGAGACAGTGATGGGTGAGTCTGATGCATTGGCTaatacagaagaggaaaaggtcaaAGAAGTAAGTGAAACTGTTTATACAGATGACAACAAGGACAAGATGCAGATTGACCTGGAAGTAGAGGACCCCTCAAAGAAGGAGAGTGAAGCTTTGCAAGAAAGTAGCAAAGAGGGAGATGCAGTTATAGAAATTAATGATACTGAGCAAagtgaaacaaaagaagaaatagataatgaaaCACTTGTTGGAAAGGACAGTGCCTCTCCAAACCATGATGCTGATTCAGACATAGATGTGGAAGCATtgggagaagaaaagactgaTCATGTcaagaaaacagaggaggaggattcaaaTGTAGAAGGGATTCATAATGAAACAAATTATGATGAGCTTGATGAATCTGATGAAAGTTTAGAACTAAAAATCTGTATTGAAGGCATTACAGATGTAGAAGGAACTATTcatgatgaaaacaatgatgatgatgcaggCATTGAGGCagtgaatgaagaaattgaaagtGAAAACCAGGAGAGTGAAGAAATGCCACTATGTGAAGAAGCAATGGAAGTTGAGGAAACCATAGAAGAAGGTGGAAATGAAGATGACATAGAAGGTGATGAAGTTAATGGACTTGACATTATTGAAGATGATGAGGATATGAATGATGAAGAGTTCACACCTGAAGATACAACAATTGGTTCTTTCTCAGATGAGAAATCCCTTCCTGAGTGTCGCTTGAAACGCAATTATTGTTGCAGCTACTGTGGTATAAACACTCAGAATCCACGACAGTACTTGTACCATCTTAGGGACGATCatggagagaagatgaaggtcTTTGAGTGTCCTCGTTGCATCTATGCCTCTAAAAACCACCAGAAGCTTATTCGTCATGCTAGAATGGTGCACAAAATGAAGATCAAGAAGCAGGAGCCCAGTCCATTCAAGCCATCAAAGATGCCAGTGCTTAGTGGAGCACATAACAAATTCACAAGAGCTAGTGTTTCTCCTGGAAAATCAAGCCGAAGTAGTCCAGGCAAGTCTCCAAGAAGTAATGACTCAACTCATGATTACTGGGATGAaatggaggatgaggatgatcaAGACACTGACCAAGATGGATCACCCATCAAGGGTGACGATAAGAAACTTTACAATTGTCAGCAGTGTGATTTTTCTTGTAGGAGTCGTAAGTTGTTGAACAGACATGAAACATCGTATCACCTGAAGCGCAGGTTCTTCCGTTGTGTCAAGTGCAACTACGTGACCCATCTCAAGGGCCGCTACACCAAGCACCTGAAGTACCACCAGCTGCCAATCCTCAAGTGTGATTTCTGTGACTTCAGGACCCCATACAGGTGGAACTTAGATCGCCACCTGAAGAACCACAATGAGGCATGTGGGGAGTTCAGGTGTCACTTGTGTAATTTTACTGCCCAAATCAAGCAAAGTCTAACAGTGCACATATCAAACCATCACCTCACCACAGAGCAGATCcgtgagagggaaaagaggcgaACGATTGGCATAAGCGACCCTGCTGACTTTGCCTTCGATGACCAAGAGATGGAACTAATGAGACTTGAGAGAGATGAACACCCTGATGCCCTCATGCTACCAGGGGATGATCCAGATTGCCTGTCAATCTCTGAGAACTCGCATGGACAGCAAAGTCGCAACAACAGCTTCCGTGTGTCAAATATCGATGTGAGTGGCCAGGATGATTCCCAGATTAATACAGATGATGGCAAGGATGAAGATGGAgagctaaaaaagaaaaaaccaaaGATAAAAATCACTCTTAAGAAGTTGAAAGTTTCCAAGCCCAAGGACACATTCTTCCAAGAACTTAATGAGCGCCACAACTTTGAGGAAGATTTCATTCACCCTGATGATGTGGTTCATCGTCACGGTAACGTTTATATCAAGACGTTTAAGTGTCGCTTCTGCACCTTCAAGGCAGCTTTCAAGAACGAAGTTGCCCGTCATGAAAAAAAGATTCATTCCATCCCCATCCCCAAGTACATGGGTCACtcaaagaaagcaaggaaaacttTTAAGTCAACAAAAACCATATCTTCCAGTGATGATGTGCTTTCTGAGATCCTTCAGTTTCCCCAGTCGGAAGACAAAGATGAGCTTGAAAGTATGGCAGTTGCAAATAACAATCAGAAGCTGAGCGAAGCAGAAGAACCTTTGCCTgatggaaaagatgatgaaagctccagtaaagataaagatgatgaagatctTGAGAATATTGTTGAAGACCAAGAAGATTCACTGGATGCTATGGATGATCAGTTATCAGATTCTAGAGAATCTTCTCCTTCAAAGGACcaatcaaagaagaaaaatatgtctTTCTTTGAAAAGCTTCAAGAGAAAATGCCAACATCAAATGTGCAAAATTTAGTGTGCCAGTTCTGTGGTCACGAATCAAAATGTCTTTCAGAGAGTGTCCGTCACCAAAAGCTTCATCTGAGTGCAAAGAATATCTATGCTTCTGCCTCACTGTCAACAAGGTGCCAGTTCTGTCGACACAGGTGCAAGACTACTGATGATTTGATGAACCACTTGAAGCTATGCCCAGAGGCTCGTAAGAACCAAATAACAGACTCAGGAAGGAGAGCCAGTGGTGGCCGTCTGGATGAGAATGAAGACTCCCTGTGTAGTAgtgagaaaggggaaaatgcagaatatgaaaatgatagTGTGAAGGATAAATCTCCTGTCTTGTTAGATGAATCAATGCTAAAGAGGGAAGACATGAATCATCCCATGGAAAACAGAGTGTTTGTATGGAATAAGTTTGATAAGACAGAAGAGCAGAATTCACAAGATAAAGACAAATCCTCAGTAGATGGTAAGAAGATTGAGAAGGGAAGCAGGAGAAGCTCCTCAGATAGCAACAAAAGGAAAGCTTCAGGCTCCAAGAGTCCAGTGGATATGGAAGAGTCTCTGGATTACTACATTGAGAGTCCCACACCCCAAGGCCACCATTACTACAGTAAGAGAGTCTACAGATGTCCTCAGTGTAGCTTCTGGGCAACTACAGCCTCAAGATTTCATGTGCATATTGTCGGTCACTTTAATAGAAAACCCTACAACTGTTCAGAGTGTGGCTACAAGTCCAACTGGAGGTGGGacatcacaaaacacatcaaGCTCAAAACTTCCCGTGATAGTAGCCACCAGAATGCTCAGGTTTTGATAACTGAtgaaacaggagaaaagaatTATGAAAAGTATGACTGCTACCTAGCCATCATCCAGCTTGACGAGACTAATGCCCACCGCACAGAAGGGGGAATCCCTAACAGAAAGGGTCGCCCCAAGCGCTCAACTGATAAGGATGACATCCTTGACACACCCACCCCAACTGCATCTCCCATCCGAAAGCCTCCAATGGTGTCCATACCAGTTATGCCTCGTCTGCAGGGCATGCCTCGCCTCACCAGGGCACCCAACCGCTCCTCCCCAACCTCTCGTCCCGGACCAATGCCGTTTGGTCCCATCCTGCCAGGGGCTCAGCTGATGGTTCAGATTGCAGGCAGTGGAGCAGCAAGCAGTGGCTCTGGTCAACGTCCACCTCCACCCCTGGCCCTGAAGGGAAGCATGAAGTCAAGTgcctcaaccaccacctccaattCCATCAAAACCACAGCCTCAGGGAACACTGCTGCAACCAACCTGGTGGCTGGAGGACAGTACCAAATCATTACACCTCAG GGGTCGGTAAATACTAGCTTGGAGACACTTCAGCTCCTGGCATCTGGCTCCACCAACTTATCTAAGCTTAAGAAGCAGCAGAAAAGTTCTCTTGTGGACCCTGAAGAAAAAGACAGTAAGGCCACATTAAGCCATCAG ATGAGATTCCTAGCGTGGCTGAACCTGCTGATGACAGATACAGAGGAGCAG GTGTCAGTGTCTTCAACTGGAGCAGATGGCAAGGAGGTTGCCCAGATGGTGCTGGACCATGAAGGAAACCCAGAGTGGAAGTGCAATTCATGTGACTTTAG GGACAGTGAGCAAGAGACCGTAGTACAACACGTCAGCCTTGCTCATACTCGTAATGGACCCGTGTCACTCCTGCATGCTGTGCACCGCTGTGATGTCTGTGGCTATGCTGCTGGAACCAAACGAGCTGTGCAG CTTCACATTGACAGCAGCCATGGTGGTCAGGGAGGCATCACCAGCCGCTGTGAGGGACAAAACCCAGATGCTAAGGAGTCTG CTGATGGTGAAAATTCAGAATATAATGACAACGCTCGCACTTACCACTGTCGGCTGTGTCCCTTCACCTGTAAGAAGCGTGGCGAGATGAAACCCCATCTTTCTTACCATACAGAGCGGGCTGACTGCATCTTTAAGTGCATGTTCTGCCCTTATTATGTCCCTACAAGAAG TGAACTATTTGGACATCTGCGGGTCCATGGTATGGAAGTGCCATCATCTATCCAAGATACAACTAATAAGAACAGCAGCTCACCAGCTTCTTGCCAG GATGAGATAAATGGGCCAAGGCAGTTCATCTGTGGCTCTTGTCCCTTTGAAACTCGCAGTCGTGCTAAACTGATGCATCACAAGCAGTTCCACAAACCCAAAGGGCTGCCATTCCGGTGCCCTCATTGCACCTACAACGTTACCAGACGTCACTTGCTATCACAGCACATGCGTGTTCATGGATTGGACGACAACATAGAGGGAAGTGGGAATGGGGATGTTCATCAGATTGATGACAGATCAAACTCCCcctcaccatccctcaccattacTCCAGTTACAAATGCAGCAAGTGGATCCACAGGAGATGACAGAACACTGACTGACTCATCCAACCTCCCCAAACTCACAGATGAATCCACTACTGGCATGGAGGACATTCCTTTGGTTTGGGTATCCAGAGACCATCGTTTCTTTAAGATGTTTAAATGTAGACATTGTCCACACGTCAACTTGAGGAAAACTAATATTCAAGAACACgaaaaaatgcacaaaacaGATATCAGTAAGGAAGCTGGAGGACTCCATTGTCCTTACTGTTCATATGTAAGTGTTAATGCTGGTGTCATGTCTGCTCATTTGAAGGTACATGGAGGCTCAATGGGACAGTGCCATGCAGTTGTTGATCCATTATTAAGTGATGAAGATCAGCTAAAGCAATTAACGTCTAAAGCTCCAGCACCTACTGTGGCTCCTCAAACTCAGCCAGCACCAACCAGtttgaaaaatgatgaaaagatttTGTATTACTGCCAGCATTGTCCAGCAAGGTTTTTCTTAGAAAAGGAAATCCAAATTCACTCTCGGTTCCACAACACTAacctgccacacacctgcaACCACTGTAACTATGGCACTCGTCAGTCTGCACATCTGCTGACACACCTCAAGGTCCACACTCCTGAGTACCAACAGCGTACTCGGTCCATGATGGGCCAGCACCGCACTGCCCACAATTACCCTCCAGTTCCAGGATTAACCATTCCTCATGAACTTGCTGCAGATCTATCTGGAGACAAATGGTCTTCTAAGGAAGCAGGAGGAACAGGCCACCGTCCATtttctgcttcacctccaccttcctcaGGAGTCATGCCACAGCCTCCACCCACCAGCAAGTACATGTGTGATCAGTGTCCAGCAACCTTCAGTAAATTGGTGACCCTCCAATACCACCAATCCTTGCATGGTACCAAGAATCCTCACCCATGTCCAAAGTGTACATATGCTGGGAAAACCTGGGACTCTCTTCAGCAGCACCTTTTGCTCCATACTCAGCACGATCAAAACTGCCAAGCAGAAAAAGCTACAAAAGAGGTTGCAAAGAAAGCAGAAACTCAGAAAGGCCTTGATCCAAACTTGAGTTCAAAAACCTCACAGAAGACCACAGAAAATTCAGTTGTCTCCAGCATTCCTCCGATTAAACTCAAGCTCATTGGATTGCGGCCAGGGGCAGCAGAAACCAGTGATGGAAGTCGACCACAGTTCAAATATTATGTTGAAGAGCAAGTTCCTTTGTCTGGTGTTGATCTACTGCGTCGCAAGACTCAGATAGAAAAAGGTGATAGGCAGATCAATGATGCAGAGTATATGGTAAGACCACTGAGCAAAAGTAAAggtagagaagggagggaagacttggaggaggaagatccaAAAAGGATTGGTGATCCTCACCTCCATTATCCTCTTCACATTGACAAAGTTACTGGAAAGTCCCGTGAGAAACGCTACAAATGTAATAAATGCCCTTCTGCCTTCGAAAAAGTGGAGCAGTACACTGTGCACACAAATCTTCATGGCTCTAACCACAAGTACAGGTGTCGTATTTGTGATTACTCAGTCAAATTCTATGCCAACTTTATGATGCATATTAAACGTCACAAATATCATGAAAGAATGGTAGCTCAGACCACTGGAGCAGCTCCACCACTAGAGAGTGATGTGAAGTATGAACCTCTCATCTCAAGGGAGAACTCTTCTCAGGGAGACAAGATTGTGAGGACTCCAACAGAGGATCACTCTAACAAAGAGAACTTAGAAGAGACTGACCTAACAACAATTGAACGTCAACATCTTTTATTACAGAATAAGAAAGGAGCATCAGAGACTGCAAAGAAGGacgatgaaaaggagagaagagtttATTACTGCCAGTATTGTCCATATGCAAACATCAGACGTGATGCAGTGGATAGTCATAGTTTGAGGCACCGTGCAAATGGTGGATATGGGTCTTATAAGTGCACTTTTTGTGATTATACCGCCTCTCAGCCCAATTTCATTCGTGAGCACACAAAGGTGCACTTCCGTCCTTTCAAATATGTCCATCCAGAAGGGTTCATGCGACATGACAAGCAGGAGATATTTAGCACACCTATTGGATCTGGAGATAAAGCTTCCAGTAAGTTGAAAGGGGACAGTGAATCACAAACAATTCAGAAAAAGTATGTAATATATTCTAATGAAGTAGAAGATAGTAATCTTGAGGAGTCtgatggtgaagaagaggaaaatgttgaTTCAGAGATGGTGAAAAGTATACAAGTTAATTTTCACTCTGGAGACATAGTGGAAGCGCCACTTGACTTTGTGATCTCATTACGGGCAAAATCAAAAGTCATTAACACTCAGGCAGAATCAGCCGAAGTCGTCATTAATAATACCACTGGAGTGACTGAGAAAGTGGAAGATGTTACTCCTGAGGTTTCTGCTTTAAGTGGAGAAGCAAATTCAAAACTAGTCACTAGTCAGGTCCCTCAAGAAGATGAAAGTATGGAAGTAGATGAAAGTTCAACTGGTGTGAAAGATGACAAGAAAGTTGAAGAAACATTGCAAGAAGATATGGATGAGTCAGCAGCTCCCTGTGAGGATAATGGAATGGAAGTTGATCCCCAACAAGACACTGACAAATTACATAATGGTCATATTGAAGAAAAGGTTGAAGGGATGGCAAAAGTTGCcttaaaaagtaatgaaaatattacAAGTCCTGAATCCAAAGTTACCGATGTGTCACAGCcactagaaaagaataaagaaatcagtcagtcagaaagttAA